In Tenrec ecaudatus isolate mTenEca1 chromosome 4, mTenEca1.hap1, whole genome shotgun sequence, a single window of DNA contains:
- the CD3G gene encoding T-cell surface glycoprotein CD3 gamma chain — MAEKKQGNDLVAVDVNREDGLVHLTCNVQGKHIVWFKNKHEQIANTTKPLNLGSSTKDPRGVYQCRGEQISEPLHVYFRMCQNCIELGAPTIVGFIFAELISIFFLAVGVYFIAGQDGIRQSRASDKQTLLPNDQLYQPLKDRDDDQYSHLQGNQLRKN; from the exons ATGGCTGAGAAGAAACAAG GAAATGATTTGGTAGCAGTGGATGTCAATCGAGAAGATGGTTTGGTGCATTTGACTTGTAATGTGCAAGGTAAACATATTGTGtggtttaaaaataaacatgaaCAAATCGCCAATACAACTAAGCCTCTGAATCTGGGAAGTAGTACCAAGGACCCTCGAGGAGTGTACCAGTGCCGAGGAGAACAGATTTCAGAACCACTCCACGTGTATTTCAGAA TGTGTCAGAACTGCATTGAGCTGGGTGCACCCACCATCGTTGGCTTTATCTTTGCGGAACTCATCAGCATTTTTTTCCTCGCTGTTGGGGTCTACTTCATTGCTGGGCAGGATGGAATTCGTCAGTCacgag CTTCAGACAAGCAGACTCTGTTGCCCAATGACCAGCTCTACCAG CCCCTCAAGGATCGAGATGATGACCAATATAGCCACCTTCAAGGGAACCAACTGAGGAAGAACTGA